A region from the Mesorhizobium sp. J8 genome encodes:
- the glgC gene encoding glucose-1-phosphate adenylyltransferase: protein MAEIKRTQPLARDAMAYVLAGGRGSRLKELTDRRAKPAVYFGGKTRIIDFALSNALNSGIRRLGVATQYKAHSLIRHLQRGWNFLRPERNESFDILPASQRVSETQWYEGTADAVYQNIDIIEAYGPEYMVILAGDHIYKMDYELMLRQHVDAGADVTVGCLEVPRMEATGFGVMHVDAKDNIIAFVEKPADPPGIPDKPEFALASMGIYVFKTKFLMEQLRRDAAEPGSSRDFGKDIIPYIVQHGKAIAHRFAKSCVRSSHEAEPYWRDVGTVDAYWEANIDLTDVTPELDLYDRDWPIWTYAELKPPAKFVHDEDGRRGEAISSLVSGDCIVSGASLRRSLIFTGARINSYSKLEEVVMLPDVTVGRNARLKRVVIDHGVQIPEGLVVGEDPALDAKRFRVSEKGICLITQDMINKLST, encoded by the coding sequence ATGGCAGAGATCAAACGAACCCAGCCGCTGGCACGCGATGCCATGGCCTATGTGCTGGCCGGCGGCCGCGGCAGCCGCCTCAAGGAACTGACCGACCGGCGCGCCAAGCCCGCCGTCTATTTCGGCGGCAAGACGCGCATCATCGACTTTGCCCTCTCCAATGCGCTGAACTCCGGCATCCGCCGCCTCGGCGTGGCCACCCAGTACAAGGCGCACTCGCTGATCCGTCACCTGCAGCGCGGCTGGAACTTCCTGCGGCCCGAGCGAAACGAAAGCTTCGATATCCTGCCCGCATCGCAGCGCGTCTCGGAAACGCAGTGGTACGAAGGCACGGCCGACGCCGTCTACCAGAACATCGACATCATCGAGGCCTATGGCCCGGAATACATGGTGATCCTTGCCGGTGACCACATCTACAAAATGGATTACGAGCTGATGCTGCGCCAGCATGTCGACGCCGGCGCCGACGTCACCGTCGGCTGCCTGGAGGTGCCGCGCATGGAGGCGACGGGCTTTGGCGTCATGCATGTCGATGCCAAGGACAACATCATCGCCTTCGTCGAAAAGCCGGCCGACCCACCTGGCATCCCGGATAAGCCGGAATTCGCGCTCGCCTCGATGGGCATCTATGTCTTCAAGACCAAGTTCCTGATGGAACAACTGCGCCGCGACGCCGCCGAGCCCGGTTCCAGCCGCGACTTCGGCAAGGACATCATCCCCTACATCGTCCAGCACGGCAAGGCGATCGCCCACCGCTTCGCCAAGTCCTGCGTACGCTCCTCGCACGAGGCCGAACCCTACTGGCGCGATGTCGGAACCGTTGACGCCTATTGGGAAGCCAATATCGACCTGACCGACGTCACGCCCGAGCTCGACCTTTACGACCGCGATTGGCCGATCTGGACCTATGCCGAATTGAAGCCGCCGGCAAAGTTCGTCCATGACGAGGACGGCCGCCGCGGCGAGGCGATCTCCTCGCTGGTGTCCGGCGACTGCATCGTCTCCGGCGCCTCGCTGCGCCGCAGCCTGATCTTCACCGGCGCCCGCATCAATTCCTACTCCAAGCTCGAGGAAGTGGTGATGCTGCCCGACGTGACTGTCGGCCGCAACGCGCGCCTCAAGCGCGTCGTCATCGATCATGGCGTGCAGATTCCCGAGGGGCTGGTGGTCGGCGAGGATCCGGCGCTCGACGCCAAGCGTTTTCGTGTATCGGAAAAGGGCATCTGCCTGATCACGCAGGACATGATCAACAAGCTGTCGACCTAG
- the glgA gene encoding glycogen synthase GlgA, producing the protein MQVLSVTPEIFPLIKTGGLADVTGALPIALAGKGVAMRTLVPGYPVVMSAFAKKKPVYQYPLLQGGKAAIHAVKVGDLDLFVLDAPHLFDRQGGPYGTASGADWPDNWRRFAALSQVGGDIAGGAISGYQPDIVHAHDWQSAMTLAYMRYGKAVGVPSLITVHNLAFQGQFGAGIFGELGLPGVAMQLDGVEYYGGVGFLKAGLQAAWAITTVSPTYAQEIRSPEFGMGLDGLINMRASDLYGIVNGIDVDIWNPQTDKHLVANYSAETLAARAKNRKAVEERFGLEADGSPIVCVVSRLTWQKGMDILAAVVDGIVAAGARLAILGSGDAGLEGTLLAAAARHRGRVGVVVGYDEGLSHVMQGGCDAIIIPSRFEPCGLTQLYGLRYGCVPVVARTGGLADTIIDANEAALSAGVATGFQFAPNNGGAMLHAIQRLVEQHARPAAWASIQRQGMKADVSWDKSAEKYVELYRLLLSKRAA; encoded by the coding sequence ATGCAGGTTCTGTCGGTCACGCCCGAAATCTTCCCGCTGATCAAGACCGGCGGGCTTGCCGACGTGACCGGTGCCCTGCCGATCGCGCTGGCCGGCAAGGGCGTGGCGATGCGCACGCTGGTTCCCGGATATCCTGTGGTCATGTCGGCCTTCGCCAAGAAGAAACCCGTCTACCAGTACCCGCTGCTGCAGGGCGGCAAGGCTGCGATCCATGCCGTCAAGGTCGGCGACCTCGATCTCTTCGTGCTCGACGCGCCGCATCTCTTCGATCGCCAGGGCGGCCCTTACGGAACCGCTTCCGGCGCCGACTGGCCGGATAATTGGCGGCGCTTCGCGGCCTTGAGCCAGGTCGGCGGCGACATCGCGGGCGGCGCGATCTCCGGCTACCAGCCCGACATCGTGCATGCGCATGACTGGCAGTCGGCGATGACGCTTGCCTATATGCGCTACGGCAAGGCGGTCGGCGTGCCGTCGCTGATCACCGTCCACAATCTCGCCTTCCAGGGCCAGTTCGGCGCCGGCATCTTCGGCGAGCTCGGCCTGCCGGGCGTGGCGATGCAGCTCGACGGTGTCGAATATTACGGCGGCGTCGGCTTTCTGAAGGCCGGCCTTCAGGCTGCCTGGGCGATCACCACGGTGAGCCCGACCTATGCGCAGGAAATCCGATCGCCGGAATTCGGCATGGGCCTCGACGGCCTCATCAACATGCGCGCCAGCGACCTCTACGGCATCGTCAACGGCATCGACGTCGACATCTGGAACCCTCAGACGGACAAGCATCTGGTCGCCAATTATTCGGCCGAAACGCTTGCAGCGCGCGCCAAGAACCGCAAGGCGGTCGAAGAGCGGTTCGGCCTGGAGGCGGACGGCAGCCCGATCGTCTGCGTCGTCAGCAGGCTGACCTGGCAGAAGGGCATGGACATCCTGGCCGCCGTCGTCGACGGTATCGTCGCCGCTGGCGCGCGCCTCGCCATACTGGGCTCGGGCGACGCCGGCCTCGAAGGCACGCTGCTTGCAGCCGCCGCGCGCCATCGCGGCCGCGTCGGCGTCGTCGTCGGCTATGACGAAGGCCTTTCGCACGTCATGCAGGGCGGCTGCGACGCCATCATCATCCCGTCGCGCTTCGAGCCTTGCGGGCTGACCCAGCTTTACGGGTTGCGTTATGGCTGCGTGCCGGTCGTCGCCCGTACCGGCGGCTTGGCCGACACCATCATCGACGCCAACGAGGCCGCCTTGTCGGCCGGTGTCGCCACCGGCTTCCAGTTCGCGCCCAACAATGGCGGCGCCATGCTGCATGCCATCCAGCGGCTGGTCGAGCAGCATGCCCGGCCGGCGGCCTGGGCCTCGATCCAGCGCCAGGGCATGAAGGCCGATGTCTCCTGGGACAAGAGCGCCGAAAAATACGTCGAACTCTATCGCTTGCTGCTTTCCAAAAGGGCTGCCTGA
- a CDS encoding sugar ABC transporter substrate-binding protein translates to MAYASSASAAGVGACLITKTDTNPFFVKMKEGATAKAKELGVDLKTYAGKIDGDSESQVAAIESCIADGAKGILITASDTKGIVPTVKKARDAGLLVIALDTPLDPIDAADATFATDNLEAGKLIGAWAAATLGDKAKDAKIGFLDLTPSQPTVDVLRDQGFMMGYGIDVKDPNKIGDEVDPRIVGHDVTNGNEEGGRKAMENLLQKDNTINVIHTINEPAAVGAYQALKAVGLEKQVLIVSVDGGCPGVKSVAEGVIGATSQQYPLQMAALGIEAIAKYAKDGTKPKPTEGKNFFDTGVNLVTDKPANGVKSIDTKEGLAKCWG, encoded by the coding sequence ATGGCGTACGCTTCGTCGGCATCGGCCGCCGGCGTCGGCGCCTGCCTGATCACCAAGACCGACACCAATCCCTTCTTCGTCAAGATGAAGGAGGGCGCGACGGCCAAGGCCAAGGAGCTTGGCGTCGATCTCAAGACCTATGCCGGCAAGATCGACGGCGACAGCGAAAGCCAGGTCGCGGCGATCGAAAGCTGCATCGCCGACGGCGCCAAGGGTATCCTGATCACCGCGTCCGACACCAAGGGCATCGTGCCGACGGTGAAGAAGGCGCGTGACGCCGGCCTGCTGGTGATCGCGCTCGATACGCCCCTCGATCCCATCGATGCCGCCGACGCCACCTTCGCCACCGACAATCTCGAAGCCGGCAAGCTGATCGGCGCCTGGGCCGCCGCCACGCTCGGCGACAAGGCCAAGGACGCCAAGATCGGCTTCCTCGATCTCACCCCCTCGCAGCCGACGGTCGACGTGCTCCGAGACCAGGGTTTCATGATGGGCTACGGCATCGACGTGAAGGATCCCAACAAGATCGGCGACGAGGTCGATCCGCGCATCGTTGGCCACGATGTGACCAACGGCAACGAGGAGGGCGGCCGCAAGGCGATGGAGAACCTTCTTCAGAAGGACAACACCATCAACGTCATCCACACCATCAACGAGCCCGCCGCCGTCGGCGCCTATCAGGCGCTCAAGGCCGTCGGCCTCGAAAAGCAGGTGCTGATCGTCTCGGTCGACGGCGGCTGCCCGGGCGTGAAGTCGGTCGCTGAAGGCGTGATCGGCGCCACCTCGCAGCAATATCCGCTGCAGATGGCGGCGCTCGGCATCGAGGCCATCGCCAAATACGCCAAGGACGGCACCAAGCCGAAGCCGACCGAAGGCAAGAACTTCTTCGACACCGGCGTCAATCTGGTGACCGACAAGCCGGCCAACGGCGTGAAGTCCATCGACACCAAGGAAGGCCTCGCCAAGTGCTGGGGCTGA
- a CDS encoding ATP-binding cassette domain-containing protein — MSQVPVLTARGLTKRYGRVTALNNCDFDLYPGEILAVIGDNGAGKSTLIKAISGAVIPDEGTIELDGKQVLFRSPIEAREAGIETVYQNLALSPALSIADNMFLGREIRKPGPLGSWFRMLDRPAMEKRARDKLTELGLMTIQNISQAVETLSGGQRQGVAVARAAAFGSKVVIMDEPTAALGVKESRRVLELILDVKKRGLPIVLISHNMPHVFEVADRIHIHRLGRRLCVVDPKQVSMSDAVALMTGAKKPPEDALAA, encoded by the coding sequence ATGAGCCAAGTGCCCGTTCTTACCGCGCGCGGTCTCACCAAGCGCTACGGCCGCGTGACGGCGCTCAACAACTGTGACTTCGATCTCTATCCGGGCGAGATCCTGGCGGTGATCGGCGACAACGGCGCCGGCAAGTCGACGCTGATCAAGGCGATCTCCGGCGCGGTGATCCCCGACGAGGGGACGATCGAGCTCGACGGCAAGCAGGTGCTGTTCCGCTCGCCCATCGAGGCGCGCGAGGCCGGCATCGAGACGGTCTATCAGAACCTCGCTTTGTCGCCGGCGCTGTCGATCGCCGACAACATGTTTCTTGGCCGCGAGATCCGCAAGCCGGGCCCGCTCGGCAGCTGGTTCCGGATGCTCGACCGTCCGGCGATGGAGAAGCGCGCCCGCGACAAGCTCACCGAACTCGGCCTGATGACCATCCAGAACATCAGCCAGGCGGTGGAGACGCTGTCCGGCGGCCAGCGCCAGGGCGTGGCGGTGGCGCGCGCGGCCGCCTTCGGCTCGAAGGTGGTGATCATGGACGAGCCGACGGCGGCGCTCGGGGTCAAGGAGAGCCGCCGCGTGCTGGAGCTGATCCTCGACGTCAAGAAACGCGGCCTGCCGATCGTGCTCATCTCGCACAACATGCCGCATGTCTTTGAGGTGGCCGATCGTATCCACATCCATCGGCTTGGGCGCCGGCTCTGCGTCGTCGACCCCAAGCAGGTTTCGATGTCGGACGCCGTCGCGCTCATGACCGGCGCCAAGAAGCCGCCGGAGGATGCGCTGGCGGCCTGA
- a CDS encoding glycogen/starch/alpha-glucan phosphorylase, whose amino-acid sequence MTSAMTIEVPVLDNPDPKTLAEEVLMSLKYRVGKDTTVATPYDWLTASIKVVRDRIVDHWIQATKEAYDQQEKRVYYLSLEFLIGRLMRDAFSNLGLMENMREALSSLGVDLDLIAGLEPDAALGNGGLGRLAACFMESMATVDIPAHGYGIRYANGMFRQEIQGGWQVELPETWLDHGNPWEFERRERSFEVGFGGSVESITSKDGRLERHVWKPTEHVLAVAYDTPVAGWRARRVNTLRLWSGMPIDPILLDKFNAGDHIGALAESNKADALSRVLYPADSHMAGQELRLRQEYFFSTASLQDIVQRHLSQYGDLKSLPDKAAIHLNDTHPAVAVPELMRLLMDVHGMDFDLAWDITKRTFGYTNHTLLPEALESWPVPLFERLLPRHMQIVYAINAQVLLEARATNQFSGDQIARISLIQENGDRRVRMGNLAFVGSHSINGVSALHTELMKETVFADLHKLYPDRINNKTNGITPRRWLIQCNPGLTALAREAIGDRFMDDIEKIKDLDPLADDAAFREKFAGVKRQNKARLANLVADRLGIRLDPSALFDIQVKRIHEYKRQLLNILEAIALYDQIRSHPERDWMPRVKFFGGKAAPSYHNAKLIIKLANDVAKVINGDPSVRGLLKVVFVPNYNVSLAEVMMPAADLSEQISTAGMEASGTGNMKFALNGALTIGTLDGANVEIKEHVGDDNIFIFGLTTAEVAERRNNGYNPRGVIEASPELSQAVSAISSGVFSPDDPGRYRDLMNGLYQSDWFMVAGDFDSYASCQREVDAVWRNSPDWYARAIRNVARVGWFSSDRTIRQYAKDIWNVPV is encoded by the coding sequence ATGACATCCGCCATGACGATCGAAGTCCCTGTCCTCGACAATCCCGATCCCAAGACCCTCGCCGAAGAGGTCTTGATGTCGCTCAAATACCGGGTCGGCAAGGACACCACCGTCGCCACACCCTATGACTGGCTGACGGCCTCGATCAAGGTGGTGCGCGACCGCATCGTCGACCATTGGATCCAGGCGACCAAGGAAGCCTACGACCAGCAGGAAAAGCGCGTCTATTACCTTTCGCTCGAATTCCTCATCGGCCGCCTGATGCGGGACGCCTTCTCCAATCTCGGCCTGATGGAGAACATGCGCGAGGCCCTGTCCTCGCTCGGCGTCGACCTCGATCTCATCGCCGGCCTCGAACCGGATGCGGCACTTGGCAATGGCGGCCTCGGTCGCCTCGCCGCCTGCTTCATGGAAAGCATGGCGACCGTCGACATCCCCGCGCACGGCTATGGCATCCGCTACGCCAACGGCATGTTCCGCCAGGAAATCCAGGGCGGCTGGCAGGTCGAGCTGCCCGAGACCTGGCTCGACCACGGCAATCCCTGGGAGTTCGAGCGGCGCGAGCGCTCCTTCGAGGTCGGCTTCGGCGGTTCGGTGGAGTCCATTACCTCCAAGGACGGCCGGCTCGAACGCCATGTCTGGAAACCCACCGAGCATGTGCTGGCCGTCGCCTACGACACGCCGGTGGCCGGCTGGCGCGCCAGGCGCGTCAATACGCTGCGGCTTTGGTCGGGCATGCCGATCGACCCGATCCTGCTCGACAAGTTCAATGCCGGCGACCACATCGGCGCGCTGGCTGAGAGCAACAAGGCCGACGCGCTGTCGCGCGTGCTCTATCCCGCCGATTCCCACATGGCCGGGCAGGAACTGAGGCTCAGGCAGGAATATTTCTTCTCCACGGCCTCGCTGCAGGACATCGTCCAGCGGCATTTGAGCCAGTATGGCGACCTGAAGTCGCTGCCCGACAAGGCCGCGATCCATCTCAACGACACCCACCCCGCGGTCGCCGTGCCGGAGCTGATGCGCCTCCTGATGGACGTCCATGGCATGGATTTCGACCTTGCCTGGGACATCACCAAGCGCACCTTCGGCTACACCAACCACACGCTATTGCCCGAGGCACTGGAAAGCTGGCCGGTGCCGCTCTTCGAACGGCTGTTGCCGCGCCACATGCAGATCGTCTACGCCATCAACGCGCAGGTGCTGCTCGAGGCCCGCGCCACCAACCAGTTCTCCGGCGATCAGATCGCCCGCATATCGCTGATCCAGGAAAATGGCGACCGGCGCGTGCGCATGGGCAATCTGGCCTTCGTCGGCTCGCATTCGATCAATGGCGTCTCGGCGCTCCACACCGAGCTGATGAAGGAGACGGTGTTCGCCGACCTCCACAAGCTCTATCCCGACCGCATCAACAACAAGACCAACGGCATCACGCCGCGGCGCTGGCTGATCCAGTGCAATCCCGGCCTGACCGCGCTTGCGCGCGAGGCGATCGGTGACCGCTTCATGGACGATATCGAGAAGATCAAGGATCTCGATCCGCTCGCCGACGACGCGGCCTTCCGCGAAAAGTTCGCCGGCGTGAAGCGTCAGAATAAGGCGCGGCTCGCGAACCTCGTCGCCGATCGGCTAGGCATCAGGCTCGACCCGTCGGCGCTGTTCGACATCCAGGTCAAGCGCATCCACGAATACAAGCGCCAGTTGCTCAACATCCTGGAGGCGATCGCGCTCTACGATCAGATCCGCTCGCATCCCGAGCGGGATTGGATGCCGCGCGTGAAATTCTTCGGCGGCAAGGCGGCGCCGAGCTATCACAATGCCAAGCTGATCATCAAACTGGCCAACGACGTCGCGAAAGTCATCAACGGCGATCCCTCGGTGCGCGGCCTGCTGAAGGTCGTGTTCGTGCCGAATTACAATGTCAGCCTGGCCGAGGTGATGATGCCGGCCGCCGACCTCTCCGAGCAGATCTCGACCGCCGGCATGGAGGCATCGGGCACCGGCAACATGAAATTCGCGCTGAACGGCGCGCTCACCATCGGCACGCTCGATGGCGCGAATGTCGAGATCAAGGAACATGTCGGCGACGACAACATCTTCATCTTCGGCCTCACCACGGCCGAAGTCGCCGAGCGGCGCAACAACGGCTACAATCCGCGCGGTGTGATCGAGGCCTCGCCCGAGCTGTCGCAGGCGGTGTCGGCCATTTCCTCCGGGGTCTTCTCGCCCGACGATCCCGGCCGCTATCGCGACCTGATGAACGGCCTCTACCAGAGCGACTGGTTCATGGTGGCGGGCGACTTCGATTCCTACGCCAGCTGCCAGCGCGAGGTCGACGCCGTCTGGCGCAACAGCCCCGACTGGTACGCGCGCGCCATCCGCAACGTCGCCCGCGTCGGCTGGTTCTCGTCCGATCGCACGATCCGCCAATATGCGAAAGACATCTGGAACGTGCCCGTCTGA
- the glgB gene encoding 1,4-alpha-glucan branching protein GlgB: MRKPRATAATSGPDGLAPAGDVAAIVAGTHGDPFAVLGVQEAGKGFVARCFVPNAEFVTAYTLTGKEIGELSRRDDAGFFEGKISIRKRQPLRYHARNAGGDWWLTDPYSFGPVLGPMDDYYMAEGSHLRLFDKLGAHIIDHEGATGVHFAVWAPNARRVSVVGAFNDWDGRRHTMRDRKDTGIWELFIPDLVAGQPYKFEIIGPDSVRLPLKADPFAFESELRPATASVTAPPMAHQWGDEAHRNYWQKADPRREAISIYEVHAGSWQRRDDGTFLSWDELAARLIPYVVDTGFTHIEFLPISEHPYDPSWGYQTTGLYAPTARFGDPDGFARFVDGAHRAGIGVILDWVPAHFPVDEHGLVKFDGTALYEHADPRQGFHPDWNTAIYNFGRREVVSFLVNNALFWAEKYHVDGLRVDAVASMLYLDYSRKAGEWIPNEKGGRENLQAVSFLQKMNKELYGHHPGVMTIAEESTSWPKVSRPVHEGGLGFGFKWNMGFMHDTLEYLSKEPIYRKHHHNDITFGLVYAFSENFVLPLSHDEVVHGKGTLLHKMAGDDWQKFATLRAYYGFMWGYPGKKLLFMGQEFAQRREWSEARALDWNLLECAPHRGVWQTVRDLNYLYRSRPALHARDCEPEGFSWLIVDDRDNSVFAWLRSAPDGNPIAVIANFTPVPRENYRVPLPRAGKWREIINTDAADYGGSGMGNGGMVEASGEGGGISATMLLPPLSTIMLELVTD, encoded by the coding sequence ATGAGGAAGCCGCGCGCGACCGCTGCGACAAGCGGGCCGGACGGACTGGCGCCAGCCGGCGATGTCGCGGCGATTGTCGCCGGAACGCATGGCGATCCATTCGCGGTTCTGGGCGTGCAGGAGGCCGGCAAGGGTTTCGTCGCCCGCTGCTTCGTGCCCAATGCCGAGTTCGTCACCGCCTACACGCTGACCGGCAAGGAGATCGGCGAGCTCTCCCGACGCGACGACGCCGGCTTCTTCGAGGGCAAGATCTCGATCCGCAAGCGCCAGCCGCTGCGCTATCACGCCAGGAATGCCGGCGGCGACTGGTGGCTCACCGATCCCTATTCCTTCGGCCCGGTGCTTGGCCCGATGGACGATTACTATATGGCCGAGGGCTCGCATTTGCGGCTCTTCGACAAGCTCGGTGCCCACATCATCGATCATGAGGGCGCGACCGGCGTGCATTTCGCCGTCTGGGCGCCCAATGCCAGGCGGGTCTCCGTGGTCGGCGCCTTCAATGACTGGGACGGCCGCCGCCACACCATGCGCGACCGCAAGGACACCGGCATCTGGGAGCTGTTCATCCCCGATCTCGTCGCCGGCCAGCCCTACAAGTTCGAGATCATCGGGCCCGACAGCGTGCGCCTGCCGCTGAAGGCCGACCCGTTCGCCTTCGAATCGGAGCTGCGCCCGGCGACGGCTTCGGTGACCGCGCCGCCGATGGCGCATCAATGGGGCGACGAGGCGCATCGCAATTACTGGCAGAAAGCCGATCCCAGGCGCGAGGCGATCTCGATATACGAGGTCCATGCCGGCTCCTGGCAGCGCCGCGACGACGGTACCTTCCTGTCCTGGGACGAGCTCGCAGCGCGGCTGATCCCCTATGTCGTCGACACCGGCTTCACCCATATCGAGTTCCTGCCGATCTCGGAGCATCCCTACGATCCGTCCTGGGGTTACCAGACCACCGGTCTTTATGCGCCCACGGCCCGTTTCGGCGATCCCGACGGCTTCGCCCGTTTCGTCGACGGCGCGCATCGCGCCGGCATTGGCGTCATCCTCGACTGGGTGCCGGCGCATTTCCCTGTCGACGAGCACGGGCTGGTGAAGTTCGACGGCACCGCGCTTTACGAGCATGCCGACCCGCGCCAGGGTTTCCACCCGGACTGGAACACCGCCATCTACAATTTCGGCCGCCGCGAGGTGGTGTCGTTCCTCGTCAACAACGCGTTGTTCTGGGCCGAGAAATACCATGTCGACGGTCTGCGCGTCGACGCGGTCGCCTCGATGCTCTACCTCGATTACTCGCGCAAGGCGGGCGAATGGATTCCCAACGAGAAGGGCGGGCGCGAAAACCTGCAGGCCGTCAGCTTCCTGCAGAAGATGAATAAGGAACTTTACGGCCACCACCCCGGCGTGATGACGATCGCCGAGGAATCGACCTCATGGCCGAAAGTGTCGCGTCCCGTGCATGAGGGCGGGCTTGGTTTCGGCTTCAAGTGGAACATGGGCTTCATGCATGACACGCTGGAGTATCTGTCCAAGGAGCCGATCTACCGCAAGCACCACCACAACGACATCACCTTCGGCCTGGTCTACGCCTTCTCTGAGAACTTCGTGCTGCCGCTCTCGCATGACGAGGTCGTGCACGGCAAAGGCACGCTGCTGCACAAGATGGCCGGCGACGACTGGCAGAAGTTCGCGACGCTGCGCGCCTATTACGGCTTCATGTGGGGCTATCCAGGTAAGAAGCTCTTGTTCATGGGCCAGGAATTCGCCCAGCGTCGCGAGTGGAGCGAGGCGCGCGCGCTCGACTGGAACCTTCTCGAATGCGCGCCGCATCGCGGCGTCTGGCAGACGGTGCGCGACCTGAACTATCTCTACCGCTCGCGCCCGGCGCTGCATGCGCGCGACTGCGAGCCGGAGGGCTTCTCCTGGCTGATCGTCGACGACCGCGACAATTCGGTCTTCGCCTGGCTGCGCAGCGCGCCGGACGGCAACCCGATCGCCGTCATCGCCAATTTCACGCCGGTGCCGCGCGAGAACTATCGCGTGCCGCTGCCGAGGGCGGGAAAATGGCGCGAAATCATCAACACGGATGCCGCCGACTATGGCGGCTCCGGCATGGGCAATGGCGGCATGGTCGAGGCGAGCGGGGAAGGGGGCGGTATATCGGCAACGATGCTTCTGCCGCCGCTGTCGACGATCATGCTGGAACTCGTCACGGACTGA
- a CDS encoding ABC transporter permease — protein sequence MSQIQEFEKVLSGSDTSVAAFEEHGKSFVKRAQHFLHSTPAAVPLIVLVLSIIIFGIAIGGRFFSSYTLTLILQQIAIVGILGAAQTLVILTAGIDLSIGVIMVISAVIMGNCAITYGMPTILAVLLGLAAGAACGLLNGLLVAYMKLPPFIVTLGTWNIVMATNFIYSANETIRDADVDAQAPLLHLFALSFRVGSAVLTAGVIAMVLLVMLLWYVLNHTAWGRHVYAVGDDPEAAKLSGIQTKSVLMAVYTLAGLIAAFAAWVSIGRNGSISPSAAVTDYNLQAITATVIGGISLFGGRGSILGTLFGAMIVGVVSMGLNMLGADPQWKVLLTGVLIIGAVAVDQWIRKVSV from the coding sequence ATGTCTCAAATCCAGGAATTCGAGAAGGTTCTCTCGGGCAGCGACACCAGCGTCGCCGCCTTCGAGGAGCATGGCAAATCGTTTGTCAAGCGGGCCCAGCATTTCCTGCACTCCACGCCGGCGGCGGTGCCGCTGATCGTGCTGGTGCTGTCGATCATCATCTTCGGCATCGCCATCGGCGGACGCTTCTTTTCGTCCTACACGCTGACGCTGATCCTGCAGCAGATCGCCATCGTCGGTATCCTGGGCGCCGCCCAGACGTTGGTCATCCTGACCGCCGGCATCGACCTTTCGATCGGCGTGATCATGGTGATCTCGGCCGTGATCATGGGCAATTGCGCCATCACCTACGGCATGCCGACCATCCTGGCCGTGCTGCTCGGGCTTGCCGCCGGCGCGGCCTGCGGTCTGCTCAACGGCCTGCTCGTCGCCTACATGAAGCTGCCGCCTTTCATCGTCACGCTCGGCACCTGGAACATCGTCATGGCGACGAATTTCATCTATTCGGCCAATGAGACGATCCGCGACGCCGATGTCGACGCCCAGGCGCCGTTGCTGCATCTGTTCGCGCTGAGCTTCAGGGTCGGTTCGGCGGTGCTGACGGCCGGCGTCATCGCCATGGTCCTGCTGGTGATGCTGCTCTGGTATGTGCTCAACCACACCGCCTGGGGGCGCCATGTCTATGCCGTCGGAGACGATCCCGAGGCGGCCAAGCTTTCCGGCATCCAGACCAAGTCGGTGCTGATGGCGGTCTACACGCTTGCCGGCCTGATCGCCGCCTTCGCGGCCTGGGTCTCGATCGGCCGCAACGGCTCGATCTCGCCGTCCGCCGCCGTCACCGACTACAATCTGCAGGCGATCACCGCGACGGTGATCGGGGGCATCTCGCTCTTTGGCGGCCGCGGCTCGATCCTCGGCACGCTGTTTGGCGCCATGATCGTCGGCGTCGTCTCGATGGGTCTCAACATGCTGGGCGCCGATCCGCAATGGAAAGTCCTGCTCACCGGTGTGCTGATCATCGGCGCCGTGGCGGTCGACCAGTGGATCAGAAAGGTTTCGGTGTAA